In Humulus lupulus chromosome 6, drHumLupu1.1, whole genome shotgun sequence, a single genomic region encodes these proteins:
- the LOC133784295 gene encoding peroxidase 25, translating into MMRSSLFLVAAILVMGLCVNAQLKTKFYSSSCPKAESIVRSTVQSHMDKDPTVAAGLLRLHFHDCFVQGCDGSILLDGSSAERSARANTGLRGFEMIEDAKAQLEALCPGVVSCADILALATRDAVDLSDGPSWSVPTGRRDGRVSLASEVTTLPSPFDSVDVQLQKFAAKGLDDHDLVTLVGAHTLGQTHCMFVSYRLDNFTKTGNPDPTIAPSFLTQLRSFCPKGEPSKLVSLDPDSHTNFDASFFKNVRDGKGVLESDQRLWGNDDTRPLVQKYASSIRGLLGFRFEYEFSKAMIKMSSIEVKTDTQGEIRKTCSKINY; encoded by the exons ATGATGAGATCATCACTATTTTTGGTTGCAGCAATTTTAGTGATGGGTTTGTGTGTAAATGCCCAGCTGAAGACCAAGTTCTATTCCTCTTCATGCCCCAAAGCAGAATCCATAGTGAGATCAACCGTTCAATCGCACATGGACAAGGACCCAACGGTGGCTGCTGGCTTGCTTCGCCTTCATTTCCACGACTGTTTTGTTCAG GGCTGTGATGGTTCGATACTGCTGGATGGGTCCTCGGCCGAAAGAAGTGCAAGAGCAAACACAGGTCTAAGAGGGTTCGAAATGATTGAGGATGCCAAAGCTCAGTTGGAGGCCTTGTGCCCTGGTGTTGTTTCTTGTGCTGATATACTTGCTTTAGCAACTCGTGATGCCGTTGACTTG AGTGATGGGCCAAGTTGGTCGGTTCCAACAGGGAGAAGAGATGGAAGAGTGTCTTTGGCGTCCGAAGTGACTACGTTGCCTTCTCCTTTTGATTCTGTTGATGTTCAACTCCAGAAGTTTGCAGCCAAAGGCCTTGACGATCATGACCTTGTCACACTagttg GGGCTCATACCCTTGGCCAAACTCATTGCATGTTTGTAAGCTACCGTCTGGACAACTTCACAAAGACAGGAAACCCTGACCCAACCATAGCCCCATCCTTCCTAACTCAGCTCCGAAGCTTTTGCCCCAAAGGAGAACCCTCAAAACTCGTGTCGTTGGACCCAGACAGCCACACCAACTTCGATGCTAGCTTCTTCAAGAACGTACGTGATGGCAAGGGCGTTTTGGAGTCTGACCAGAGACTCTGGGGGAATGATGATACACGCCCACTTGTGCAGAAATATGCAAGCAGCATTAGAGGCTTATTGGGTTTTAGATTTGAGTATGAATTCTCTAAAGCTATGATCAAAATGAGTAGTATTGAGGTCAAGACTGATACTCAAGGGGAGATTCGAAAGACGTGTTCTAAGATTAATTATTAG